In one window of Burkholderia sp. NRF60-BP8 DNA:
- a CDS encoding LysR family transcriptional regulator: MAGIVFDNNRPIDAPMIRSTNSLAKRVISMTDISEPDWSQLRSLDGELVRAFITVVDSGGVTAAARQMHRTQSTISLRIRTLEERLETHLFLRDSRRLALSRDGENFLIHARRIIQVQNEAIAALKRTGGHGVIRFGLPEDYAELWLPDLLEKFYRLRPDARPHIDCRMSLELIERLQAGELDLALVIRHNAQSGGRHLGREDVVWAAHRDFVLPDGASVPLALFPETCCYRQRGLAALAALGRPYHVIYTSQSPTGIKVAVNHGAAVTIIDRCTLPANWRVLDMEDGLPALPPADLELLRSPGTCNPAADDLALLIETMVEERRRAASTSSPA; encoded by the coding sequence GTGGCCGGAATTGTTTTCGACAACAATCGGCCTATCGATGCGCCCATGATTCGATCGACAAATTCCCTTGCAAAACGAGTAATTTCGATGACTGATATCAGCGAACCCGATTGGTCTCAACTCCGCTCGCTCGACGGAGAACTCGTGCGTGCGTTCATCACGGTGGTCGACAGCGGCGGCGTGACCGCCGCTGCCCGGCAGATGCACCGCACGCAGTCGACGATCAGCCTGCGCATCCGAACGCTCGAAGAGCGGCTGGAAACGCACCTGTTTTTGCGCGACAGTCGCCGTCTGGCATTGTCGAGAGACGGGGAAAATTTCCTGATTCATGCGCGCCGCATCATTCAGGTGCAGAACGAAGCGATCGCCGCACTGAAACGCACGGGCGGTCATGGCGTGATCCGCTTCGGCTTGCCCGAGGATTACGCGGAGCTCTGGTTGCCCGATCTGCTCGAAAAGTTCTATCGGCTACGGCCCGATGCGCGCCCGCATATCGATTGCCGAATGTCGCTGGAGCTGATCGAGCGCCTGCAGGCGGGCGAACTCGATCTGGCACTGGTCATCAGGCACAACGCGCAAAGCGGTGGGCGCCATCTCGGCCGCGAGGACGTGGTGTGGGCCGCGCATCGCGATTTCGTGTTACCGGATGGCGCGTCCGTGCCGCTCGCGCTGTTTCCGGAAACCTGCTGCTACCGTCAGCGCGGACTCGCGGCACTGGCGGCACTCGGGCGGCCGTATCACGTGATCTACACGAGCCAGAGCCCGACCGGTATCAAGGTCGCCGTCAATCACGGTGCGGCGGTGACGATCATCGACCGCTGCACGCTGCCCGCGAACTGGCGCGTGCTGGACATGGAAGACGGCTTGCCGGCGCTGCCGCCCGCGGATCTCGAACTGCTCCGCTCCCCCGGCACGTGCAATCCGGCCGCCGACGATCTGGCCCTGCTGATCGAGACGATGGTCGAGGAACGCCGCCGCGCGGCGAGCACGTCGTCGCCCGCCTGA